Proteins co-encoded in one Brassica oleracea var. oleracea cultivar TO1000 chromosome C4, BOL, whole genome shotgun sequence genomic window:
- the LOC106342099 gene encoding probable glutamyl endopeptidase, chloroplastic isoform X3: protein MIRFHRVCFHRASLSPLCHLSPPSASPKLSTLRCARGRRFMTSRSASRLSCLAPVSPGGGEDGGGSSSNVSASVSATATEDDGTGYRLPPPEIRDIVDAPPVPALSFSPHRDKILFLKRRALPPLADLARPEEKLAGVRIDGYCNTRSRMSFYTGLGIHQLLPDGTLSPEKEITGIPDGGKINYVTWSNDGKHMAFSIRIDEDGNSSKPIVWVADVETGEARPLFKSEDIYLNTIFESFVWIDDSTLLVSTIPSSRGEPPKKPLVPPGPKTLSNEKSDVVQVRTFQDLLKDEYDADLFDYYATSQLVLASLDGTAKEVGPPAVYTSLDPSTDHKYLLVSSLHRPYSFIVPCGRFPKKVEVWTADGKFVRQLCDLPLAEDIPIASNSVRKGMRSINWRADKPSTLYWAETQDGGDAKVEVSPRDIVYMQSAEPLAGEEPEVLHKLDLRYGGISWCDDTLALVYESWYKTRRTRTWVISPGSNDVSPRILFDRSSEDVYSDPGSTMLRRTAAGAYVIAKIKKENDESTYVLLNGRGATPQGNVPFLDLFDINTGNKERIWESDKEKYYERVVALMSDQKEGDLRMEELKILTSKESKTENTQYFLQLWPDRKVQQITNFPHPYPQLASLQKEMIRYQRKDGVQLTATLYLPPGYDPSKDGPLPCLFWSYPGEFKSKDAASQVRGSPNEFAGIGSTSALLWLARRFAILSGPTIPIIGEGDEEANDRYVEQLVASAEAAVDEVVRRGVAHPSKIAVGGHSYGAFMTANLLAHAPQLFSCGIARSGAYNRTLTPFGFQNEDRTLWEATNVYVEMSPFMSADKIKKPILLIHGEEDNNPGTLTMQSDRFFNALKGHGALCRLVILPHESHGYSARESIMHVLWETDRWLQKYCVPNTSDADSSPDQSKERSDSADRVGTATGGGNPEFEDHSKLRRSLL, encoded by the exons ATGATTCGCTTTCACAGAGTTTGTTTTCATCGTGCGTCTCTCTCGCCTCTCTGCCATTTATCTCCGCCGTCTGCTTCTCCCAAGCTTTCCACGCTCCGTTGCGCAAGAGGTCGACGATTCATGACTTCACGTTCAGCTTCTAGGCTTAGCTGCCTCGCACCTGTATCTCCCGGAGGTGGAGAAGACGGTGGTGGTAGCAGCTCTAATGTCTCAGCCTCAGTCTCCGCCACAGCAACTGAAGACGATG GCACTGGTTATCGCCTTCCTCCACCAGAGATCAGAGACATAGTCGATGCCCCACCCGTCCCCGCACTCTCATTTTCACCACACAGGGATAAGATCTTGTTTCTCAAGCGAAGAGCTCTCCCTCCGTTAGCAGATTTAGCTAGACCAGAGGAGAAGCTTGCCGGTGTTCGAATCGATGGATACTGCAACACCCGAAGCAGGATGTCTTTCTATACTGGCTTAGGCATCCACCAGCTGTTGCCTGATGGTACGTTGAGTCCTGAGAAGGAAATCACTGGCATTCCAGACGGTGGTAAGATTAACTATGTCACGTGGTCTAACGATGGTAAGCATATGGCTTTCAGTATCCGGATCGATGAGGATGGGAATAGTAGTAAGCCTATTGTATGGGTTGCTGATGTTGAGACTGGAGAAGCTAGACCGTTGTTCAAGTCGGAAGATATTTATCTGAATACGATTTTCGAGAGTTTTGTTTGGATTGATGATTCCACTTTGTTGGTGAGCACAATCCCTTCTTCTCGTGGAGAGCCACCAAAGAAGCCTTTGGTCCCGCCTGGTCCCAAAACTCTGTCGAACGAGAAGAGTGATGTTGTCCAAGTGAGAACATTCCAGGATTTGCTTAAGGATGAATATGATGCTGATTTGTTCGACTATTATGCCACATCGCAACTGGTACTTGCTTCTTTGGACGGTACAGCGAAGGAAGTTGGGCCGCCTGCAGTATACACGTCGTTGGACCCTTCGACAGACCATAAGTACTTGTTGGTTTCTTCACTTCACAGGCCATATTCCTTCATTGTACCTTGTGGTAGATTTCCTAAGAAGGTGGAAGTCTGGACAGCTGATGGTAAGTTTGTGAGACAGCTATGTGACTTGCCCCTAGCAGAAGATATCCCCATTGCCTCTAACAGTGTGCGCAAAGGAATGCGTTCAATAAATTGGCGAGCAGACAAGCCGTCAACACTCTACTG GGCTGAGACACAAGACGGAGGTGATGCCAAAGTGGAAGTTTCACCGCGTGATATAGTTTATATGCAGTCTGCGGAACCACTGGCAGGAGAAGAACCAGAAGTTTTGCACAAGCTTGATCTTCGCTATGG AGGAATTTCTTGGTGTGATGATACATTAGCTCTGGTTTATGAATCATGGTATAAAACACGACGGACAAGGACTTGGGTTATCTCTCCTGGATCTAACGATGTCAGTCCACGCATCTTGTTTGATAGATCATCGGAAGATGTGTACTCGGACCCTGGCTCAACCATGCTCAGGAGAACCGCTGCAGGAGCGTATGTTATAGCAAAGATAAAGAAGGAAAACGATGAAAGCACTTATGTCTTACTGAACGGAAGGGGGGCTACTCCACAAGGGAATGTACCCTTCCTTGACTTGTTTGACAT AAACACAGGCAACAAAGAGCGGATCTGGGAGAGTGACAAGGAAAAATATTATGAAAGGGTTGTGGCTTTGATGTCTGATCAGAAAGAAGGGGATTTGAGAATGGAGGAGCTGAAGATTCTGACATCAAAGGAGTCTAAAACTGAGAACACCCAATATTTCCTCCAACTTTGGCCTGACAGGAAAGTGCAACAGATTACAAACTTTCCTCATCCTTATCCTCAGCTGGCTTCGTTACAGAAAGAGATGATCAGGTATCAACGAAAAGACGGGGTTCAACTTACTGCAACACTATACCTACCACCTGGCTATGATCCATCAAAAGACGGTCCTCTACCTTGTCTGTTTTGGTCATATCCCGGTGAATTCAAGAGCAAAGATGCTGCTAGTCAAGTCCGTGGCTCTCCAAATGAATTTGCAGGCATTGGTTCAACTTCTGCCCTTCTTTGGCTTGCTAGAAG GTTCGCTATATTATCCGGACCTACTATTCCTATAATTGGTGAAGGTGATGAAGAGGCTAATGATAG GTATGTAGAGCAATTGGTTGCAAGTGCCGAGGCTGCTGTAGATGAAGTCGTCAGGCGTGGA GTGGCTCATCCAAGCAAAATTGCTGTTGGGGGACACTCGTATGGAGCTTTTATGACTGCAAATCTCCTTGCTCATGCTCCTCAGCTTTTCTCCTGCGGAATAGCTCGATCTGGGGCTTACAATAGAACACTCACACCATTTGGTTTCCAG AACGAGGACCGAACACTGTGGGAAGCTACTAACGTCTATGTCGAGATGAGCCCATTCATGTCTGCTGATAAAATCAAGAAGCCAATCTTGCTCATCCATGGTGAAGAAGACAATAACCCAGGAACTCTAACAATGCAG TCGGACAGATTCTTCAACGCACTGAAAGGACACGGCGCTCTTTGCCGCCTTGTTATTCTTCCTCACGAGAGCCATGGGTACTCAGCACGGGAAAGCATTATGCACGTTCTTTGGGAAACTGACCGCTGGCTTCAAAAATACTGTGTTCCAAACACATCAGATGCAGACTCAAGTCCAGACCAGTCCAAAGAAAGATCAGATTCTGCAGACAGAGTAGGGACTGCCACAGGAGGTGGTAATCCCGAGTTTGAAGATCACTCCAAGCTTAGGAGATCACTTCTCTG A
- the LOC106342099 gene encoding probable glutamyl endopeptidase, chloroplastic isoform X2 — protein MIRFHRVCFHRASLSPLCHLSPPSASPKLSTLRCARGRRFMTSRSASRLSCLAPVSPGGGEDGGGSSSNVSASVSATATEDDELALGTGYRLPPPEIRDIVDAPPVPALSFSPHRDKILFLKRRALPPLADLARPEEKLAGVRIDGYCNTRSRMSFYTGLGIHQLLPDGTLSPEKEITGIPDGGKINYVTWSNDGKHMAFSIRIDEDGNSSKPIVWVADVETGEARPLFKSEDIYLNTIFESFVWIDDSTLLVSTIPSSRGEPPKKPLVPPGPKTLSNEKSDVVQVRTFQDLLKDEYDADLFDYYATSQLVLASLDGTAKEVGPPAVYTSLDPSTDHKYLLVSSLHRPYSFIVPCGRFPKKVEVWTADGKFVRQLCDLPLAEDIPIASNSVRKGMRSINWRADKPSTLYWAETQDGGDAKVEVSPRDIVYMQSAEPLAGEEPEVLHKLDLRYGGISWCDDTLALVYESWYKTRRTRTWVISPGSNDVSPRILFDRSSEDVYSDPGSTMLRRTAAGAYVIAKIKKENDESTYVLLNGRGATPQGNVPFLDLFDINTGNKERIWESDKEKYYERVVALMSDQKEGDLRMEELKILTSKESKTENTQYFLQLWPDRKVQQITNFPHPYPQLASLQKEMIRYQRKDGVQLTATLYLPPGYDPSKDGPLPCLFWSYPGEFKSKDAASQVRGSPNEFAGIGSTSALLWLARRFAILSGPTIPIIGEGDEEANDRYVEQLVASAEAAVDEVVRRGVAHPSKIAVGGHSYGAFMTANLLAHAPQLFSCGIARSGAYNRTLTPFGFQNEDRTLWEATNVYVEMSPFMSADKIKKPILLIHGEEDNNPGTLTMQSDRFFNALKGHGALCRLVILPHESHGYSARESIMHVLWETDRWLQKYCVPNTSDADSSPDQSKERSDSADRVGTATGGGNPEFEDHSKLRRSLL, from the exons ATGATTCGCTTTCACAGAGTTTGTTTTCATCGTGCGTCTCTCTCGCCTCTCTGCCATTTATCTCCGCCGTCTGCTTCTCCCAAGCTTTCCACGCTCCGTTGCGCAAGAGGTCGACGATTCATGACTTCACGTTCAGCTTCTAGGCTTAGCTGCCTCGCACCTGTATCTCCCGGAGGTGGAGAAGACGGTGGTGGTAGCAGCTCTAATGTCTCAGCCTCAGTCTCCGCCACAGCAACTGAAGACGATG AATTGGCTTTAGGCACTGGTTATCGCCTTCCTCCACCAGAGATCAGAGACATAGTCGATGCCCCACCCGTCCCCGCACTCTCATTTTCACCACACAGGGATAAGATCTTGTTTCTCAAGCGAAGAGCTCTCCCTCCGTTAGCAGATTTAGCTAGACCAGAGGAGAAGCTTGCCGGTGTTCGAATCGATGGATACTGCAACACCCGAAGCAGGATGTCTTTCTATACTGGCTTAGGCATCCACCAGCTGTTGCCTGATGGTACGTTGAGTCCTGAGAAGGAAATCACTGGCATTCCAGACGGTGGTAAGATTAACTATGTCACGTGGTCTAACGATGGTAAGCATATGGCTTTCAGTATCCGGATCGATGAGGATGGGAATAGTAGTAAGCCTATTGTATGGGTTGCTGATGTTGAGACTGGAGAAGCTAGACCGTTGTTCAAGTCGGAAGATATTTATCTGAATACGATTTTCGAGAGTTTTGTTTGGATTGATGATTCCACTTTGTTGGTGAGCACAATCCCTTCTTCTCGTGGAGAGCCACCAAAGAAGCCTTTGGTCCCGCCTGGTCCCAAAACTCTGTCGAACGAGAAGAGTGATGTTGTCCAAGTGAGAACATTCCAGGATTTGCTTAAGGATGAATATGATGCTGATTTGTTCGACTATTATGCCACATCGCAACTGGTACTTGCTTCTTTGGACGGTACAGCGAAGGAAGTTGGGCCGCCTGCAGTATACACGTCGTTGGACCCTTCGACAGACCATAAGTACTTGTTGGTTTCTTCACTTCACAGGCCATATTCCTTCATTGTACCTTGTGGTAGATTTCCTAAGAAGGTGGAAGTCTGGACAGCTGATGGTAAGTTTGTGAGACAGCTATGTGACTTGCCCCTAGCAGAAGATATCCCCATTGCCTCTAACAGTGTGCGCAAAGGAATGCGTTCAATAAATTGGCGAGCAGACAAGCCGTCAACACTCTACTG GGCTGAGACACAAGACGGAGGTGATGCCAAAGTGGAAGTTTCACCGCGTGATATAGTTTATATGCAGTCTGCGGAACCACTGGCAGGAGAAGAACCAGAAGTTTTGCACAAGCTTGATCTTCGCTATGG AGGAATTTCTTGGTGTGATGATACATTAGCTCTGGTTTATGAATCATGGTATAAAACACGACGGACAAGGACTTGGGTTATCTCTCCTGGATCTAACGATGTCAGTCCACGCATCTTGTTTGATAGATCATCGGAAGATGTGTACTCGGACCCTGGCTCAACCATGCTCAGGAGAACCGCTGCAGGAGCGTATGTTATAGCAAAGATAAAGAAGGAAAACGATGAAAGCACTTATGTCTTACTGAACGGAAGGGGGGCTACTCCACAAGGGAATGTACCCTTCCTTGACTTGTTTGACAT AAACACAGGCAACAAAGAGCGGATCTGGGAGAGTGACAAGGAAAAATATTATGAAAGGGTTGTGGCTTTGATGTCTGATCAGAAAGAAGGGGATTTGAGAATGGAGGAGCTGAAGATTCTGACATCAAAGGAGTCTAAAACTGAGAACACCCAATATTTCCTCCAACTTTGGCCTGACAGGAAAGTGCAACAGATTACAAACTTTCCTCATCCTTATCCTCAGCTGGCTTCGTTACAGAAAGAGATGATCAGGTATCAACGAAAAGACGGGGTTCAACTTACTGCAACACTATACCTACCACCTGGCTATGATCCATCAAAAGACGGTCCTCTACCTTGTCTGTTTTGGTCATATCCCGGTGAATTCAAGAGCAAAGATGCTGCTAGTCAAGTCCGTGGCTCTCCAAATGAATTTGCAGGCATTGGTTCAACTTCTGCCCTTCTTTGGCTTGCTAGAAG GTTCGCTATATTATCCGGACCTACTATTCCTATAATTGGTGAAGGTGATGAAGAGGCTAATGATAG GTATGTAGAGCAATTGGTTGCAAGTGCCGAGGCTGCTGTAGATGAAGTCGTCAGGCGTGGA GTGGCTCATCCAAGCAAAATTGCTGTTGGGGGACACTCGTATGGAGCTTTTATGACTGCAAATCTCCTTGCTCATGCTCCTCAGCTTTTCTCCTGCGGAATAGCTCGATCTGGGGCTTACAATAGAACACTCACACCATTTGGTTTCCAG AACGAGGACCGAACACTGTGGGAAGCTACTAACGTCTATGTCGAGATGAGCCCATTCATGTCTGCTGATAAAATCAAGAAGCCAATCTTGCTCATCCATGGTGAAGAAGACAATAACCCAGGAACTCTAACAATGCAG TCGGACAGATTCTTCAACGCACTGAAAGGACACGGCGCTCTTTGCCGCCTTGTTATTCTTCCTCACGAGAGCCATGGGTACTCAGCACGGGAAAGCATTATGCACGTTCTTTGGGAAACTGACCGCTGGCTTCAAAAATACTGTGTTCCAAACACATCAGATGCAGACTCAAGTCCAGACCAGTCCAAAGAAAGATCAGATTCTGCAGACAGAGTAGGGACTGCCACAGGAGGTGGTAATCCCGAGTTTGAAGATCACTCCAAGCTTAGGAGATCACTTCTCTG A
- the LOC106342099 gene encoding probable glutamyl endopeptidase, chloroplastic isoform X1 → MIRFHRVCFHRASLSPLCHLSPPSASPKLSTLRCARGRRFMTSRSASRLSCLAPVSPGGGEDGGGSSSNVSASVSATATEDDELALGTGYRLPPPEIRDIVDAPPVPALSFSPHRDKILFLKRRALPPLADLARPEEKLAGVRIDGYCNTRSRMSFYTGLGIHQLLPDGTLSPEKEITGIPDGGKINYVTWSNDGKHMAFSIRIDEDGNSSKPIVWVADVETGEARPLFKSEDIYLNTIFESFVWIDDSTLLVSTIPSSRGEPPKKPLVPPGPKTLSNEKSDVVQVRTFQDLLKDEYDADLFDYYATSQLVLASLDGTAKEVGPPAVYTSLDPSTDHKYLLVSSLHRPYSFIVPCGRFPKKVEVWTADGKFVRQLCDLPLAEDIPIASNSVRKGMRSINWRADKPSTLYWAETQDGGDAKVEVSPRDIVYMQSAEPLAGEEPEVLHKLDLRYGGISWCDDTLALVYESWYKTRRTRTWVISPGSNDVSPRILFDRSSEDVYSDPGSTMLRRTAAGAYVIAKIKKENDESTYVLLNGRGATPQGNVPFLDLFDINTGNKERIWESDKEKYYERVVALMSDQKEGDLRMEELKILTSKESKTENTQYFLQLWPDRKVQQITNFPHPYPQLASLQKEMIRYQRKDGVQLTATLYLPPGYDPSKDGPLPCLFWSYPGEFKSKDAASQVRGSPNEFAGIGSTSALLWLARRFAILSGPTIPIIGEGDEEANDRYVEQLVASAEAAVDEVVRRGVAHPSKIAVGGHSYGAFMTANLLAHAPQLFSCGIARSGAYNRTLTPFGFQNEDRTLWEATNVYVEMSPFMSADKIKKPILLIHGEEDNNPGTLTMQSDRFFNALKGHGALCRLVILPHESHGYSARESIMHVLWETDRWLQKYCVPNTSDADSSPDQSKERSDSADRVGTATGGGNPEFEDHSKLRRSLLW, encoded by the exons ATGATTCGCTTTCACAGAGTTTGTTTTCATCGTGCGTCTCTCTCGCCTCTCTGCCATTTATCTCCGCCGTCTGCTTCTCCCAAGCTTTCCACGCTCCGTTGCGCAAGAGGTCGACGATTCATGACTTCACGTTCAGCTTCTAGGCTTAGCTGCCTCGCACCTGTATCTCCCGGAGGTGGAGAAGACGGTGGTGGTAGCAGCTCTAATGTCTCAGCCTCAGTCTCCGCCACAGCAACTGAAGACGATG AATTGGCTTTAGGCACTGGTTATCGCCTTCCTCCACCAGAGATCAGAGACATAGTCGATGCCCCACCCGTCCCCGCACTCTCATTTTCACCACACAGGGATAAGATCTTGTTTCTCAAGCGAAGAGCTCTCCCTCCGTTAGCAGATTTAGCTAGACCAGAGGAGAAGCTTGCCGGTGTTCGAATCGATGGATACTGCAACACCCGAAGCAGGATGTCTTTCTATACTGGCTTAGGCATCCACCAGCTGTTGCCTGATGGTACGTTGAGTCCTGAGAAGGAAATCACTGGCATTCCAGACGGTGGTAAGATTAACTATGTCACGTGGTCTAACGATGGTAAGCATATGGCTTTCAGTATCCGGATCGATGAGGATGGGAATAGTAGTAAGCCTATTGTATGGGTTGCTGATGTTGAGACTGGAGAAGCTAGACCGTTGTTCAAGTCGGAAGATATTTATCTGAATACGATTTTCGAGAGTTTTGTTTGGATTGATGATTCCACTTTGTTGGTGAGCACAATCCCTTCTTCTCGTGGAGAGCCACCAAAGAAGCCTTTGGTCCCGCCTGGTCCCAAAACTCTGTCGAACGAGAAGAGTGATGTTGTCCAAGTGAGAACATTCCAGGATTTGCTTAAGGATGAATATGATGCTGATTTGTTCGACTATTATGCCACATCGCAACTGGTACTTGCTTCTTTGGACGGTACAGCGAAGGAAGTTGGGCCGCCTGCAGTATACACGTCGTTGGACCCTTCGACAGACCATAAGTACTTGTTGGTTTCTTCACTTCACAGGCCATATTCCTTCATTGTACCTTGTGGTAGATTTCCTAAGAAGGTGGAAGTCTGGACAGCTGATGGTAAGTTTGTGAGACAGCTATGTGACTTGCCCCTAGCAGAAGATATCCCCATTGCCTCTAACAGTGTGCGCAAAGGAATGCGTTCAATAAATTGGCGAGCAGACAAGCCGTCAACACTCTACTG GGCTGAGACACAAGACGGAGGTGATGCCAAAGTGGAAGTTTCACCGCGTGATATAGTTTATATGCAGTCTGCGGAACCACTGGCAGGAGAAGAACCAGAAGTTTTGCACAAGCTTGATCTTCGCTATGG AGGAATTTCTTGGTGTGATGATACATTAGCTCTGGTTTATGAATCATGGTATAAAACACGACGGACAAGGACTTGGGTTATCTCTCCTGGATCTAACGATGTCAGTCCACGCATCTTGTTTGATAGATCATCGGAAGATGTGTACTCGGACCCTGGCTCAACCATGCTCAGGAGAACCGCTGCAGGAGCGTATGTTATAGCAAAGATAAAGAAGGAAAACGATGAAAGCACTTATGTCTTACTGAACGGAAGGGGGGCTACTCCACAAGGGAATGTACCCTTCCTTGACTTGTTTGACAT AAACACAGGCAACAAAGAGCGGATCTGGGAGAGTGACAAGGAAAAATATTATGAAAGGGTTGTGGCTTTGATGTCTGATCAGAAAGAAGGGGATTTGAGAATGGAGGAGCTGAAGATTCTGACATCAAAGGAGTCTAAAACTGAGAACACCCAATATTTCCTCCAACTTTGGCCTGACAGGAAAGTGCAACAGATTACAAACTTTCCTCATCCTTATCCTCAGCTGGCTTCGTTACAGAAAGAGATGATCAGGTATCAACGAAAAGACGGGGTTCAACTTACTGCAACACTATACCTACCACCTGGCTATGATCCATCAAAAGACGGTCCTCTACCTTGTCTGTTTTGGTCATATCCCGGTGAATTCAAGAGCAAAGATGCTGCTAGTCAAGTCCGTGGCTCTCCAAATGAATTTGCAGGCATTGGTTCAACTTCTGCCCTTCTTTGGCTTGCTAGAAG GTTCGCTATATTATCCGGACCTACTATTCCTATAATTGGTGAAGGTGATGAAGAGGCTAATGATAG GTATGTAGAGCAATTGGTTGCAAGTGCCGAGGCTGCTGTAGATGAAGTCGTCAGGCGTGGA GTGGCTCATCCAAGCAAAATTGCTGTTGGGGGACACTCGTATGGAGCTTTTATGACTGCAAATCTCCTTGCTCATGCTCCTCAGCTTTTCTCCTGCGGAATAGCTCGATCTGGGGCTTACAATAGAACACTCACACCATTTGGTTTCCAG AACGAGGACCGAACACTGTGGGAAGCTACTAACGTCTATGTCGAGATGAGCCCATTCATGTCTGCTGATAAAATCAAGAAGCCAATCTTGCTCATCCATGGTGAAGAAGACAATAACCCAGGAACTCTAACAATGCAG TCGGACAGATTCTTCAACGCACTGAAAGGACACGGCGCTCTTTGCCGCCTTGTTATTCTTCCTCACGAGAGCCATGGGTACTCAGCACGGGAAAGCATTATGCACGTTCTTTGGGAAACTGACCGCTGGCTTCAAAAATACTGTGTTCCAAACACATCAGATGCAGACTCAAGTCCAGACCAGTCCAAAGAAAGATCAGATTCTGCAGACAGAGTAGGGACTGCCACAGGAGGTGGTAATCCCGAGTTTGAAGATCACTCCAAGCTTAGGAGATCACTTCTCTGGTAA